Below is a window of Myroides profundi DNA.
TACTAACAGTAATACTATAAATCTCCCCATTTCAATAATCTATAAATAACAAATTTAATTTTTTCCAAATGCTTTCAAAGTATCTTTAACAATATTTAATGATATTTATCAAACATCTAAATCACAAAACTTTGGTTCTCTCCTAAGTCCTACTACAAATTCATTATCTTTGAACTTATAAATAATTACCCTTAATAAAAAACCACATTATAGATGGCTAATAAAAATCGTCTTTTCTTACTAGATGCTTATGCTTTAATATTTAGAGGATACTACGCATTTATAAAAAATCCTAGAATTAACTCTAAAGGTCTTGATACCTCTGCTATTCTAGGGTTTATGAACTCACTAATAGACGTTATAAAAAGAGAATCTCCTGATCACCTAGCTGTTGCTTTTGACAGAGGTGGTAGTGATTTAAGACTAGATTTATTTCCAGAATACAAGGCTAATAGAGATGAGACTCCTGAAGCCATCAAAATAGCTGTTCCGTATATTAAGCAAATCTTAGAAGCCATGCATATCCCTATCGTAGAAGTTAGCGGATTCGAAGCTGATGACCTTATCGGAACATTGTCTAAACAAGCAGAGAAAGAAGGCTTCGAAGTATATATGGTGACTCCAGATAAAGATTATGCTCAGTTAGTATCTGAGAATATCTTTATGTATAGACCAGCTCGTATGGGGAATGGTATCGAAATATGGGGAGTAGACCAAGTAAAAGAGAAATTCGAAGTAGACTATCCAGAACAAGTGATAGACTTCTTAGGAATGATGGGAGATGCTGTAGATAATATCCCTGGACTACCTGGTGTAGGAGAAAAAACAGCAAAGAAATTTATCAAGCAATACGGTTCTATGGAAAACCTATTAGCCAATACACATGAGCTAAAAGGTAAAATGAAAGAGAATATAGAAGCGAATAAAGAGAAAGGATTACTTTCTAAAAAACTGGCTACTATCATCCTAGACTGTCCTGTACAATTCAATGAAAAAGACTATGTACTAGAATGTCCTGATATCGAGAAATCAGAAGCTTTGTTTATTGAACTTGAGTTCAGAAGAATGAAAGAACAATTCGACAAACTATTCAACAAAGGAAAAGAGGCTATCCCTACTCCAACAGCTACTGCTACAACTACAAGTGGAGCTGATGAACAATTCTCTCTTTTTGGAGATGATTCGAGTAATACCTTTTCTTCTACTGAAGCTTATTTTGGTAATCTAAATACAACTAATCACGTATACCAACTGTGTAATAGTGGTATGGCTATTCGTTTATTAATCCAAAACTTACTAAACCAAAAGTCAGTGTGCTTTGACACAGAGACGACAGGCCTAGACCCTTTTACAGCAGAGCTAGTAGGTATTGCTTTCTCTTTTGAGAAAGGGACTGCATTCTACGTACCTTTCCCAGAGAACCAAGACGAAGCAAAGGTGCTTGCACAGCAATTCGCTCCTTTCTTTGAAGCAGAAAATATTGAGAAAATAGGACAAAACCTTAAATATGATATCAAGATTCTAAAACAATATGACATTGTAGTAAAAGGTCCTCTATTTGACACGATGATTGCTCATTATTTAATTAATCCTGATATGCGCCATAATATGGACGTATTAGCAGAGACTTACCTTAAATATACACCGCAACCTATCGAAGAACTAATCGGTAAAAAAGGAAAGAATCAAAAGACTATGCGTGACATAGAAGCCGAGATAGTCAAAGAATATGCAGGAGAAGATGCTGATATCACTTACCAACTAAAAGAAACTTTTGCGCCTCAATTAGTTGCTACACATACACAAGAGTTATTTGACAATATCGAAATACCGCTAGTAAATGTATTAGCAGATATGGAGACAGAAGGTATACGCTTAGATACTGAATATCTAAAGTCGTTATCTAACACCCTTTCTACTGACATTAAGCTATTAGAACAACGCATATTCTTAGAAGCTGGAGAAGAGTTTAATCTTGCATCACCAAAACAATTAGGTGACATTCTATTCGAAAAACTTCAGATAGGAGGTCCTAAACCTAAGAAAACAAAAACAGGTCAATACGCTACTGGTGAAGAAATATTAAGTGACTTAGCACCTAAGCACGAGATAGTACGAGACATATTAGAATGGAGACAGTTAGTAAAACTACAAAATACTTATGTAGATGCACTACCTGACCAAGTGAATATAAAAACGAATAGAGTACACACAGAATATATGCAAGCTGTAGCTGCTACAGGTCGTCTTAGTTCTAACAACCCTAACTTACAGAATATTCCTATTCGTACAGAGAGAGGTCGTCAGGTAAGAAAAGCCTTTGTAGCACGTGATGAGAACTATGTACTACTAGCAGCCGATTACTCTCAGATAGAACTGCGCATTATAGCAGCACTAAGTCAAGAGCCTAATATGCTAGAATCGTTCCAACGTGGAGAGGATATTCACCGTTCTACTGCCGCTAAGGTATTCAATGTACCTTTAGAAGAAGTAACTAAAGAACAACGTAGTCATGCCAAGACTGTTAACTTCGGTATTATCTATGGAGTATCTGCTTTCGGACTAAGTAATCAGACTAATCTATCTCGCGCAGAGAGCAAGGAGCTAATCGATGCTTACTATGCTACCTATCCTAAACTGAAGAGTTATATCGCTACTCAGATAGATTTCGCTCGTGAGCATGGATATGTACAGACTATCTTAGGTCGTAGAAGATATCTAAAGGATATTCACTCTCATAATGCTGTCGTGAAAGGTGCAGCTGAGCGTAATGCTGTCAATGCTCCTATACAAGGTAGTGCGGCAGACATTATAAAAATAGCGATGATCAATATCAACAAGAAGTTGACTGCTGAGAATTGGAAATCTAAGATGCTACTACAAGTACACGATGAGCTTGTCTTTGATGCTCATAAAGAAGAACTTGAAGCACTGAAGACTATGGTCAAATCTGAAATGGAAAACGCTTATAAACTAGATGTACCATTAATAGTAGATCTAGGTACTGGTGATAATTGGTTAGAAGCACATTAATTAATAACATATAAACAAATCCAGTTAAACGAATATTTAACTGGATTTGTTTTTTAAAAAAGAGAATAACACAAGATATAAGCTCTAAGATATTACTCATATCCACTACAAGTTAACATATTGTATCAGTAACTAAGAAATCACCATAAACACAAAACGTTCTTCATACTTATCATAAGGACAATAAAGATCTCTATACTTCTTAAATTCTTCTTCAGTTAGCACACTATTGTATCTAAATGATTCTTCTCCTTTATAGTTATAAACGATAATCTCTTTACTTTCCTTAGAGTCTAAACTTTCTAAGAACAGAACTTGTTCAGTAGTCATATACTTACTATGACTACGTAGTGTTGCCTTATAATTATCCCAATATTCAGCTAACTCTATCTCATCACTTGGAACTTCTATTTCACTCAATTCATAAAGCATACGTATAAAGATATATTCATTAAGATTCTTTGCCAAATAAACACCTTCATCTTCAACATTCTCAACATATACTATGGGAATATCTTCACCAATCTGTCCATTAAAATAAAAACAATACAAATCATGTGCTCCAGTCATACCAAATGGCACTAACTTAATATCTGGTAATACATGACAATACTCATCTACACGATAAAACAACTCTAATTCTTCTTCAATAATTTCGGTAGAAAAATGCAATTCAAAATCATAACAATGTAGAAATAATGGAGGGTAATCCTTAATTTTGGGATACACTACAGTATTCCATCCCTCCGAAAGATCTCCATAACTAAACATACCATCTTCCCATAATTGGTAAAAAATGCGAGGGTATTTAAAGTCCCACTTCTTCTCTATATCAGTTAAAGTCATATTCATCTTTTTTGTTACACTCTTTTTTTATTTATGAAGACATTTTCGACTAACTCTTTAGTAGTCTTTATACTTCTCTTGTTCTATTGTATTTAAGATCTTTTATTAACAACGAATAAATTTAACAAAAAACAATAGATAATCTAATAATAAAATCCAACTAAACACTTCAATGACTCATACACACTTATCTCCTCATCAATACCTTCAAAGTCAACTCCTCTCTTATAAGAATTAAAAAGAAAACACTTAATATATTATATCTATTCTTAGTCATTGTTTTTGCACAACACTATCTATCACAAATTAGACGTTTATATCATATCAAAAAACAATTATAAAAACACATGAAAACTCTAGTAACCCTACTAGCACTTAGCACATTATTAAATATAGAAATATTCATAACGATAGGTCTTAGCCTAAGTATTCTGTCCATTTATTTATTTTCAGACCTAGTGACTAACGATTACTTTGATTGACAGGCAAACAAAAAATGAAAATATCAGAGAGCTAATCATCTGTATTATTAAACATTAGCATTTTATTACAATAAACATGTAATCTAGACCTAACTAAATTATTCTATATTTGCCCTAAACAAATATTAAGATAAACAAGATGAAAAAGTTACTAGGCAAAATAATGTTAGGAATCACGGGATGGAAATACGCTCCTAATAACTTTGACCCAAAAAAAGAAAGGAAGACTGTACT
It encodes the following:
- a CDS encoding SMI1/KNR4 family protein; its protein translation is MTLTDIEKKWDFKYPRIFYQLWEDGMFSYGDLSEGWNTVVYPKIKDYPPLFLHCYDFELHFSTEIIEEELELFYRVDEYCHVLPDIKLVPFGMTGAHDLYCFYFNGQIGEDIPIVYVENVEDEGVYLAKNLNEYIFIRMLYELSEIEVPSDEIELAEYWDNYKATLRSHSKYMTTEQVLFLESLDSKESKEIIVYNYKGEESFRYNSVLTEEEFKKYRDLYCPYDKYEERFVFMVIS
- the polA gene encoding DNA polymerase I, with protein sequence MANKNRLFLLDAYALIFRGYYAFIKNPRINSKGLDTSAILGFMNSLIDVIKRESPDHLAVAFDRGGSDLRLDLFPEYKANRDETPEAIKIAVPYIKQILEAMHIPIVEVSGFEADDLIGTLSKQAEKEGFEVYMVTPDKDYAQLVSENIFMYRPARMGNGIEIWGVDQVKEKFEVDYPEQVIDFLGMMGDAVDNIPGLPGVGEKTAKKFIKQYGSMENLLANTHELKGKMKENIEANKEKGLLSKKLATIILDCPVQFNEKDYVLECPDIEKSEALFIELEFRRMKEQFDKLFNKGKEAIPTPTATATTTSGADEQFSLFGDDSSNTFSSTEAYFGNLNTTNHVYQLCNSGMAIRLLIQNLLNQKSVCFDTETTGLDPFTAELVGIAFSFEKGTAFYVPFPENQDEAKVLAQQFAPFFEAENIEKIGQNLKYDIKILKQYDIVVKGPLFDTMIAHYLINPDMRHNMDVLAETYLKYTPQPIEELIGKKGKNQKTMRDIEAEIVKEYAGEDADITYQLKETFAPQLVATHTQELFDNIEIPLVNVLADMETEGIRLDTEYLKSLSNTLSTDIKLLEQRIFLEAGEEFNLASPKQLGDILFEKLQIGGPKPKKTKTGQYATGEEILSDLAPKHEIVRDILEWRQLVKLQNTYVDALPDQVNIKTNRVHTEYMQAVAATGRLSSNNPNLQNIPIRTERGRQVRKAFVARDENYVLLAADYSQIELRIIAALSQEPNMLESFQRGEDIHRSTAAKVFNVPLEEVTKEQRSHAKTVNFGIIYGVSAFGLSNQTNLSRAESKELIDAYYATYPKLKSYIATQIDFAREHGYVQTILGRRRYLKDIHSHNAVVKGAAERNAVNAPIQGSAADIIKIAMININKKLTAENWKSKMLLQVHDELVFDAHKEELEALKTMVKSEMENAYKLDVPLIVDLGTGDNWLEAH